Genomic segment of Ignavibacteriales bacterium:
GTTTTGTGTATTCGCGCAAAAGAAAAGTTACTTTACAATCCGGAAAATGTTTTTTAATGATTGCAGCTAACGGAAGAGACAGAACAACATCGCCGATCCGGTCTGTGCGAACAATTAAAATATTTTTTGGCTGATTCATTTATGCGATAAGAAAGAATTATTCTTGATATAATACCTCCACGGCAAATCTACAGATTTTTTAATGCCGATTCTTGTAGAAGCTGCAATTTTATTCTTGCTTAGTTTTGGCGAATCGAGTATAAAGATTTCTTTCCCTGTAAGATCCATTCCGTTCTCACTTCGCACTATACCAAAAGCTTGGCAAATTTTTGCCGGTCCATTTGTAAGGTTTTTCAACTCCACAGCAGAGACATTTTTTTTCCCGAAACGATTAACCGCCATTTTATCTAAACCGTTAACAGGTTCAACAGCGCGGAGTAAAACAGCTTTGCCTTCATTTAATTTTCCCACAACAACATTAGAACAGAAGTGCATTCCGTATGTGAAATAAACATAAAGAAATCCGCCACCGTTAAACATTACTTCATTCCGTTTTGTCTGCCCTATGTAAGTATGAGCAGCTTCATCAACCGAACCATCGTAAGCTTCAACTTCTACAATTCTACCAACAAGATTTTTTCGCCCGATCTTTCTAACCAAGAATTTACCGAGCAGTTCTTTTGCAACGATGTGAACATCACGTGTGTAAAATTTTCTCGGAAGTTTTTTTTGCGGTTTCATTTATTAAACGGAATAAAACAATAACAAAATTATTCTAGAAGAGATTTAAGATCGGCAATTTTTTGAAGATAGAAATCAGCTTTATCCGGTTTTAACTCGAGCAGTTCTTCGTATATGGAAATTGCTTCCTGGTAATTCTTTTGGGAGAGAAAAATTTCTGCCATAGTATCGGAAACGATCCGTTTTATTTTTACTTCAGGCTGAGAAATTTCCGGCATTGTTTCGCCCATTCCTTTAAGGACAATTTTAGCTTTGCTTAATCTTTCTGCAAGGAGATCAAGTTTGTCTTCTAGGTTTTCAAATTCGTCTTCAACTTTTTCTTCTTTCGCTTCTGTAAGAAATGTTGGACGTTTTGCATCGCTCAACGAATTTCTTTCGGCAATAATGTCTGAAATTTTTTTCAGATAGAATTCAAGCGTATCGGATGAACCGAGAAGTTCACTTCCCATTATTGCATTGCTTCTTGCTTCATCTTCTCTTCCGGCATAAGCATTGGCAAGAGCAAGTAGTAAATAGGGAGTAGGATAATGTGAATGCATTTCCAAACCGGTTTCAAGGATTTTGATTGCATCCAAAATGTTAGCACTTTCCATTTCAGAAGCAGCAACGCGGGCAAAAAGAGGAGAACTATTATTGAATTCGAAGATCAACTTGATCTTATCTGTAGTTAGATCTCTTTCTGTTCCATTCACTATACTAACCTATGTTTTTTGGTAAAGCTTTGTTTTAAAGACATTATAGAAACTGTAGCGAATCCGATAAAGAACATCAACTGAAAAGGTAATGCTGCAATTTCCATAAAATATATTGCTGCACCAACACCGATTAAGCAATAACATGCAAGCAATAGCTCAATATATGTGGACGCTTGAATTTTTGTCTTAACTAAATATTTATTTTTTATTGTTGATTGATCTGTCTTCTTTTCGACATTGAATTTAGGAGTACGGACGAATTCGCTTTTTCTGCTCATTAATCCTTCGATAACCGCGCGTGTATTGTTAAGTGCAAAGCCCATACTTCCTGCCATGAAAAGAGGAAAGAGAGCAATCTTTTTTCTCCAATCAGCATGAACATCTTTCTGGGAGAACAAGTAAAACAAAAATGTACTTATGAACGCTACAACAAATATTGCCATGAAATTGAAGAAGTTCCAATACGGTCCCGCGTTCTTAATAAAGATAAGCGGAACATTTAATATCCCGGCAAGAAGAGTAAATGGAAAAACCAAATTGTTAGTTAAATTAAATGTTGCCTGCAGTTTTACGCGAAGCGGAATTTTTCCTTTCCAAACCATTGGAAGTAATTTCATTCCTGTTTCAATTGCACCTTTAGTCCACCGGAATTGTTGAGCTTTAAGTGCATTCATTTCTACAGGAAGTTCTGCCGGAGTTGTAAAATCGCGGAGGTAAATAAATTTCCATCCTTTTAGTTGAGCGCGGTAGCTTAGATCTAAATCTTCCGTTAATGTATCTGCGTGCCAATTGCCGGCATCTTCAATACATTCTTTAAGCCAAACACCGCCGGTGCCGTTAAACTGAATAAAGAATCCGGCTTTGTTGCGGACAGTTTGTTCAATTACAAAATGTCCGTCAAGTGCGAGTGCTTGTATCTTTGTTAGAATCGAATAGTCTTGGTTAAGATGTTCCCATCGAGTTTGCACTAATCCAATCTTATCATTAGTAAAATATTTTAAAGTCTTTCGTAAGAAATCAACCTTAGGAATAAAATCTGCATCGAAGATTGCAACATATTTTCCTTTGGCGAATTTCAATCCTTCTTTAAGCGCACCTGCTTTGAAGCCGAGACGATTAGCCCGTCGTACGTGCTGAATATCAAAACCTTCATCTTGTTTTTGTTTTACTACTTTTGAAACAATATCAACTGTTTCGTCAGTTGAATCATCAAGAACTTGAATTTCCAATTTATCTTTTGGGTAATCTATTTCACAGATGGCGTTGATTAATCTTTCTGCAACATACATTTCATTGTACATCGGCAGTTGGATAGTAACCAAGTCTTCATCGTTGGTTTCTTTTTGTAGATGGATGTTCTTTCTGTATTTATAATGATAGAATATCATTACGAATCCATGACTTCCGAAAATCAATATTATACATAGAGAGAAGATGTAAGTAAAAAGAATTATTTCATCAAATATCATTCAATAGCCTGTAATTAATTACCAATTTGAAACTACTCCTAGCAAAATATCTTCTGCGATCTTTTCAATAGCTATATCTATTGCTTGTTTGCGAACCGCTGTAATATCTCCGCCGACGGTATAATCGCCATAATTAGAAAAATTTCTATCGAAGATTTGCTGCTTCTTTACTAAATCTTTATAAACTACACGAACGCTAATTGTGATTCTTCTTGTTGTAATTTTTTCTCCTCCGGAAATGATAGCCGGTGCATCGCTAAGAGCCGTAATTGTACATTCTAAGAGAGCATTTGAATTCAGCCGGTCACTTACAAGCAAAGTATTATCATCAATAAATTTTTGAATTAACTGCTTGGTTAATTTTTGATTTAAGTCGAACTCACCTGATCCGCTTTTATCGGAAAAAATCGGAATCGCAATTGTTTTTAAATGAGAAGGAACAGATGCACCCGAAAATGAATAACTGCACGCAGTTAATCCTAACAGAAAAATTCCTACAAGAAACAAAATAATGTAACGCAAAAATTTAATCGAGACCATAATCCTTCAGTTTTCTATATAAGGTTCGTTCGCTAATTCCAAGCAGCTTAGCAGCTTTTCTTTTGTTGTGTTTTGTAAAATTAACAGCATTGATGATAGCTTGTTTTTCTATTGCATCGAGTGCTACAACTTCGTTTGGATTAATATTAATCGGAGTGCCAGTTTCTTCATTTTGATTTTTGGCTGCGATCTGTTTTAAATCTATCAAATCTTTTTTGATCTCAATTAAAGCCCGATAGATCATTTCTCTATCAAGTGATTCTGCGGAACGATTGAGGTGAACAGGTAAGTATCTGAAATCATCTTCTGATCGGGTTTCATTTAATAAAGGAGTAAAGGTTTCAGCATCTAAAATACCGTTTCTACTAAGAGCAATTGCAGTTTCGACTACATTTTTTAGTTCGCGGATGTTACCCGGCCAATTGTAGTTAACAAGAAGTTGTTCGGCTTCCTTTGTTATTTTCGGCTCCGTCCTTCTATTATTATAAGAATAGTTTTTCAAAAAATGACCAACCAATTCGAGAATATCTCCACGCCTGCTTCGAAGCGGCGGAATATTTAATGAAACTGCTTTTAATCTGAAATAAAGATCGTTACGGAATTTTTTTGTATCAACCTCACGCTGAAGGTCTTTATTTGTCGCAGTTATTATTCTAACATCAACTTTAGTAACCGTCTCGCTTCCAATACGCATAAATTCTTTTGTTTCAAGAACACGTAATAATTTCACTTGAGTTGTTAACGGCATTTCTGCAATCTCATCAAGAAACAGCGTGCCTTCATCAGCTATTTCGAAATATCCCTTTCTGTGATCAATAGCTCCTGTGAACGAACCTTTTTTGTGACCGAACAATTCGCTTTCCAAAATTCCTTCCGGAATTGCACCGCAATTTACACTAACCAATTCTTTACCGGAGCGGTTGCTGTAACCATGGATTGCACGTGCAAAAATTTCTTTACCTACGCCGCTTTCACCGGTTATAAGAATTGAAATATCAGATTGTGCAACTTGCATAGTAATATCAACAAGATCGCGAATCTCCTGTGACTTACCGATGATACCGAATTTTTTCTGGAATTCTTCTACTTTCATTATCTATTATATAGTAAGAATAATTGCGCCCTAAAAATAAGTGTTTTTGGAACAACTTAAATGAATTTGTCTTGTTCTAATTAGTCAATAATGAGCTATTTGTGAATAGGGACGGTTCTTCCTTTGAGGTTGAATTTTTTTTCAAGAAGAACTAGAACAGATTTAGATTCATCTTCTGTAGTAAAGCGGCCGACATTTACAACATTAAGAATACTGCCGCCGATATCTTTTGTTGTAATCTCGGTAAAATAATTTTCGCGATTTAATTGTTCGCTCAATTTTTTTGCATTCTCAACATTCAAAAAGGCGCCGGCTTGTATTGTAAAATTATAGATCTTGGTTTCCTTCTTTTCGGTTTGAATAGATTGAGAAGAAGTGATAACCGGCGGAGATGGTTGTTCCTCGATATCGGGAATTTTTCTATCCGCAGTTTTAATGTAAGGTGATTCAGGGAAATCTTTTTTTAATCTATCTAAATATGTTTCCGCTTTTCTATAATAACCGAGCGAATAATAATAAGAGAAGATCCTGTAAATGACCGCATCTGCATATTTGCATTCAGGATATTTTTCTAATACGGTAGAATATTTTTTAAGTGCTTCATCGCCGTCTTTTGTAAGAACCGCATCAAGAAAAATTACGGAAGGATCATTTGCGTTTTTTGTTTTTAGATCGCGAAGAATTGTTTCTGCCGATTTAATATTTCCATTTTCAATTTGTTGAAGCGCCGGTACAATATCTACTTCTTGAGCAACAAGGGCAGAGTAAAAAAATAATGATATAACAAAAATTTTTTTCATAAAGTCGCAGAAAAACTTGAAGTTATTTATTTTATTTCATGATCATGTTCATGATCATGATAATTAGTTAACCATGATTTCCTTTTCAACCACGTCAGCGAACAAAGTTGCAGATGTAGCGCGATTTATTCTCACTTCTACATAATCGCCTTTAACTAATTCATCATTCTTCGGTAACACGACAATTTTATTCGTATCTGTTCTTCCGGCAAGGAAATCATCCGATTTTTTACTACTGCCTTCAACAAGAATAATTTTTTCAGTCCCAATTTCCAACTGATTTATTTCGAAAGAAATTTTATGCTGAAGATCAATAATATCGTTGAGCCGTTTGGCTTTTACTTCTTCGGGAACATCATCAATCATATCAAATGCTTTTGTCCCTTCACGAGGAGAATACTTAAACATAAACGCTCCATCGTAACGAACTTTTTGAATGATGTCAAGTGTCATCAAATGATCTTCAATTGTTTCACCCGGGAAACCGGCAATGATATCAGTTGAAAAACTTACACCCGGAATTATTGTGCGCGCTTTTTCAATTAAGTTAAGATAATGTTCTATCGTATAAGTTCTGTTCATCAATTCAAGTATTCTGTTAGAGCCGGATTGAACAGGCAGATGAATATAGTTGCAAATATTTTGATGTTCGGCAATTGTGTAAAGAAGTTTGTCTGATAAATCCTGCGGATGAGAAGTAGTGAATCGAATGCGAATTGAATTATCTACTTTTGCCGAAGCTGCGAGAAGATCGGCGAAATCGTTTTTGTTATCAGAATAAGAATTTACATTTTGTCCAAGAAGAGTTACTTCGCGGAATCCTCTTGCTGAAAGTTGTTTTATTTCTTCAATAATTGATTCTAACGAGCGGCTTCGCTCTCGCCCTCGGGTGAATGGAACAACGCAGAATGTGCAAAATTTATCACAGCCGCGCATAACGGAAATCCATGCATTCAATCCGTCTTCACGATACGGAATAATATCATCATAAGTTTCTGTGCGGGAAAGTTTAACTCCAATTCCTTTTTCTCCGCCAAAAGCAGAATCTATAAATTCAGGCAACCGTCTATATTCATCCGGACCAACAACAAGATCAACAATTTTTTTCTCTTCGATCAAATTTTTTCGCAGGCGTTCTGCCATACATCCTAATATACCTATAACTGTTCCAGGTTTTCTTCTTTTGATACCGCGCAGATGTTCAAGTCGGGAATAAATTTTCTGCTCGGCATTATCGCGAATGCTGCATGTGTTAAGAAGAATTACATTAGCATCCTCAATTTCTTTTGCTAATTCATATCCTTGATTTTTCAAAATGCCCATTACCAATTCAGTATCAGCAAAATTCATTTGGCAGCCGTAAGTTTCGATGTATATATTATTTTTGCTCTTGTTCATGGTCTTTATACTTGTTCGTGATAGAAACACTATCAATAAAACGGGGGTGAAAAGTTATAAAGATTGGGTTAGATTTACAATATTATTCCCCTTTATGAATACATACGGCACTATCAGTATTCTGTTAATTTGTTATCTTTATATAAATGATTTAGTACTGAGAAAAAATTTATGGATATAAATCAGCTTAAAAAACTTGCCGCAGAAAAAGCTGTAGAAGAAATTTCATCGGGGATGGTAATTGGTCTCGGATCAGGCAGTACAGTTCAATTTGCCTTAGAAAAAATTTCTGAAAGAATAAAAAATGGCGAACTTAAAAATATTGTTGGTATTCCGAGTTCTTCAAAAACTGAAAAGGAAGCAATTCGTCTCGGAATTCCGCTTACGACTCTTAATGAATTGATAACCTTGCCTACCGGCAGGCAGGTTGAGAATGGAGAATGGAGAATTAAAAGTAAAAGATCATCCTCAATTCTCAACCTTGCCTGCCGACAGGCAGGTTCGCAATTCTCAATTGGTTTAACCATTGACGGCGCAGATGAATTTGATGATGAACTTAATCTTATAAAAGGCGGCGGAGGTGCGCTATTACGCGAAAAAATATTAGCACAAGCAAGTAAAAGATTGATCATCATTACAGACGAATCAAAACATTCCAAACATCTTGGAACAAAGTGGCCGGTGCCTATTGAGGTGTTGAAATTCTCTGTCGGTACAGAAAAAAAATTTTTAGAATCTCTCAATGCTAAAGTTGAACTAAGAAAAAATTCTGATGGATCTAATTACATAACGGACGAAAACAATTTTATACTTGATGCAAACTTTGGCAAAATAAGAAAGGTGAAAGAGCTTTCGGATATTTTAAATGATCGTGCTGGAATAGTGGGACATGGTTTGTTTATTGGATTAGCTGATC
This window contains:
- the lptE gene encoding LPS assembly lipoprotein LptE, whose protein sequence is MVSIKFLRYIILFLVGIFLLGLTACSYSFSGASVPSHLKTIAIPIFSDKSGSGEFDLNQKLTKQLIQKFIDDNTLLVSDRLNSNALLECTITALSDAPAIISGGEKITTRRITISVRVVYKDLVKKQQIFDRNFSNYGDYTVGGDITAVRKQAIDIAIEKIAEDILLGVVSNW
- a CDS encoding SPOR domain-containing protein, coding for MKKIFVISLFFYSALVAQEVDIVPALQQIENGNIKSAETILRDLKTKNANDPSVIFLDAVLTKDGDEALKKYSTVLEKYPECKYADAVIYRIFSYYYSLGYYRKAETYLDRLKKDFPESPYIKTADRKIPDIEEQPSPPVITSSQSIQTEKKETKIYNFTIQAGAFLNVENAKKLSEQLNRENYFTEITTKDIGGSILNVVNVGRFTTEDESKSVLVLLEKKFNLKGRTVPIHK
- the miaB gene encoding tRNA (N6-isopentenyl adenosine(37)-C2)-methylthiotransferase MiaB; its protein translation is MNKSKNNIYIETYGCQMNFADTELVMGILKNQGYELAKEIEDANVILLNTCSIRDNAEQKIYSRLEHLRGIKRRKPGTVIGILGCMAERLRKNLIEEKKIVDLVVGPDEYRRLPEFIDSAFGGEKGIGVKLSRTETYDDIIPYREDGLNAWISVMRGCDKFCTFCVVPFTRGRERSRSLESIIEEIKQLSARGFREVTLLGQNVNSYSDNKNDFADLLAASAKVDNSIRIRFTTSHPQDLSDKLLYTIAEHQNICNYIHLPVQSGSNRILELMNRTYTIEHYLNLIEKARTIIPGVSFSTDIIAGFPGETIEDHLMTLDIIQKVRYDGAFMFKYSPREGTKAFDMIDDVPEEVKAKRLNDIIDLQHKISFEINQLEIGTEKIILVEGSSKKSDDFLAGRTDTNKIVVLPKNDELVKGDYVEVRINRATSATLFADVVEKEIMVN
- a CDS encoding sigma-54 dependent transcriptional regulator; translated protein: MKVEEFQKKFGIIGKSQEIRDLVDITMQVAQSDISILITGESGVGKEIFARAIHGYSNRSGKELVSVNCGAIPEGILESELFGHKKGSFTGAIDHRKGYFEIADEGTLFLDEIAEMPLTTQVKLLRVLETKEFMRIGSETVTKVDVRIITATNKDLQREVDTKKFRNDLYFRLKAVSLNIPPLRSRRGDILELVGHFLKNYSYNNRRTEPKITKEAEQLLVNYNWPGNIRELKNVVETAIALSRNGILDAETFTPLLNETRSEDDFRYLPVHLNRSAESLDREMIYRALIEIKKDLIDLKQIAAKNQNEETGTPININPNEVVALDAIEKQAIINAVNFTKHNKRKAAKLLGISERTLYRKLKDYGLD
- the rpiA gene encoding ribose 5-phosphate isomerase A, whose protein sequence is MDINQLKKLAAEKAVEEISSGMVIGLGSGSTVQFALEKISERIKNGELKNIVGIPSSSKTEKEAIRLGIPLTTLNELITLPTGRQVENGEWRIKSKRSSSILNLACRQAGSQFSIGLTIDGADEFDDELNLIKGGGGALLREKILAQASKRLIIITDESKHSKHLGTKWPVPIEVLKFSVGTEKKFLESLNAKVELRKNSDGSNYITDENNFILDANFGKIRKVKELSDILNDRAGIVGHGLFIGLADQIICAKESGIEIFTGNS
- a CDS encoding glycosyltransferase produces the protein MIFYHYKYRKNIHLQKETNDEDLVTIQLPMYNEMYVAERLINAICEIDYPKDKLEIQVLDDSTDETVDIVSKVVKQKQDEGFDIQHVRRANRLGFKAGALKEGLKFAKGKYVAIFDADFIPKVDFLRKTLKYFTNDKIGLVQTRWEHLNQDYSILTKIQALALDGHFVIEQTVRNKAGFFIQFNGTGGVWLKECIEDAGNWHADTLTEDLDLSYRAQLKGWKFIYLRDFTTPAELPVEMNALKAQQFRWTKGAIETGMKLLPMVWKGKIPLRVKLQATFNLTNNLVFPFTLLAGILNVPLIFIKNAGPYWNFFNFMAIFVVAFISTFLFYLFSQKDVHADWRKKIALFPLFMAGSMGFALNNTRAVIEGLMSRKSEFVRTPKFNVEKKTDQSTIKNKYLVKTKIQASTYIELLLACYCLIGVGAAIYFMEIAALPFQLMFFIGFATVSIMSLKQSFTKKHRLV
- a CDS encoding DNA-3-methyladenine glycosylase — encoded protein: MKPQKKLPRKFYTRDVHIVAKELLGKFLVRKIGRKNLVGRIVEVEAYDGSVDEAAHTYIGQTKRNEVMFNGGGFLYVYFTYGMHFCSNVVVGKLNEGKAVLLRAVEPVNGLDKMAVNRFGKKNVSAVELKNLTNGPAKICQAFGIVRSENGMDLTGKEIFILDSPKLSKNKIAASTRIGIKKSVDLPWRYYIKNNSFLSHK